One stretch of Roseimicrobium sp. ORNL1 DNA includes these proteins:
- the atpD gene encoding F0F1 ATP synthase subunit beta, whose product MSNIGTIVQVIGPVVDVDFSAAGKLPEIYNALEISYDVLGKPTRLVCEVQQHLGDGWVRSVAMTTTDGLRRGMNVTDTGGPITVPVGEEVLGRIFNVTGDPVDDQAAPVVKKRYPIHRKAPSLVDQDPSAQILETGIKVIDLICPFTKGGKVGAFGGAGVGKTVVIMELINNIAKGHGGYSVFAGVGERTREGNDLYWEMIESGVIATEKDEKGHPKKDSQGRPVLKDGSKVALVYGQMNEPPGARLRVALSALSMAEYFRDEKNQDVLFFVDNVFRFSQAGSEVSALLGRTPSAVGYQPTLAAEMGAMQERITSTKQGSITSFQAVYVPADDLTDPAPANTFAHLDSTVVLERSLAELGIYPAVDPLASVSKALAPEIVGEEHYRVARGVQRVLQRYKDLQDIIAILGMDELSDEDKLTVFRARKIQRFLSQPFAVAEVFTGVAGVYVSVKDTVKGFAEILDGKHDDVPEGNFYMKAGIDSVKKA is encoded by the coding sequence ATGAGCAACATCGGCACTATCGTCCAAGTCATCGGTCCCGTGGTGGACGTGGATTTCTCCGCGGCAGGCAAGCTTCCCGAAATCTATAACGCTCTGGAAATCAGCTATGATGTCCTTGGCAAGCCCACGCGCCTCGTTTGCGAAGTGCAGCAGCACCTCGGCGACGGCTGGGTCCGCAGCGTGGCCATGACCACCACTGACGGTCTTCGTCGTGGCATGAATGTGACCGACACCGGCGGCCCCATCACGGTGCCTGTGGGTGAAGAAGTTCTCGGCCGTATCTTCAACGTGACCGGCGACCCGGTGGACGACCAGGCAGCTCCGGTCGTGAAGAAGCGCTACCCGATTCACCGCAAGGCGCCTTCCCTTGTCGACCAGGACCCCTCCGCCCAGATTCTTGAAACGGGCATCAAGGTCATCGACCTCATCTGTCCCTTCACCAAGGGTGGTAAGGTCGGCGCCTTCGGTGGTGCCGGCGTGGGCAAGACGGTCGTTATCATGGAGCTCATCAACAACATCGCCAAGGGCCACGGTGGTTACTCCGTGTTCGCCGGCGTGGGTGAGCGTACTCGTGAAGGTAACGACCTTTACTGGGAAATGATTGAGTCCGGCGTTATCGCCACTGAGAAGGACGAAAAGGGCCATCCCAAGAAGGATTCCCAAGGTCGCCCGGTGCTCAAGGACGGCTCCAAGGTGGCCCTCGTGTATGGCCAGATGAATGAGCCTCCCGGCGCCCGTCTCCGCGTCGCTCTCTCCGCCCTCTCCATGGCCGAGTACTTCCGCGATGAGAAGAACCAGGACGTGCTCTTCTTCGTGGACAACGTGTTCCGTTTCTCCCAGGCCGGTTCCGAAGTGTCGGCGCTCCTTGGCCGTACGCCTTCCGCGGTGGGTTACCAGCCCACGCTGGCCGCCGAAATGGGCGCCATGCAGGAACGAATCACCTCCACCAAGCAGGGTTCCATCACCTCCTTCCAGGCCGTGTACGTGCCGGCGGACGACCTTACGGACCCCGCTCCTGCCAACACCTTCGCGCACCTTGACTCCACGGTCGTGCTTGAGCGTTCCCTCGCTGAGCTGGGCATCTACCCTGCGGTGGACCCCCTCGCTTCCGTGTCCAAGGCGCTCGCCCCCGAAATCGTGGGTGAAGAACACTACCGTGTGGCTCGTGGTGTGCAGCGCGTGCTGCAGCGCTACAAGGACCTTCAGGACATCATCGCCATTCTCGGCATGGATGAACTGAGCGACGAAGACAAACTCACCGTGTTCCGCGCTCGTAAGATCCAGCGCTTCCTTTCCCAGCCGTTCGCGGTGGCGGAAGTGTTCACCGGCGTGGCTGGTGTGTACGTCTCCGTGAAAGACACCGTGAAGGGCTTCGCCGAAATCCTCGACGGCAAGCACGATGATGTGCCCGAAGGTAACTTCTACATGAAGGCCGGCATCGACTCCGTGAAGAAGGCGTAA
- a CDS encoding F0F1 ATP synthase subunit epsilon — protein sequence MPLQLEIVTPEARIFSGEVDTVVLPGSDGELGILPNHVPLVTTLKPGELVYSQTGKSEYFAVGTGFVEVTGGRVSVLTDMAKGESEIDEKSVEDALKRAQERLESIKHDSHTEEVAMVQAMIQKSMAQLHVKRRRKGI from the coding sequence ATGCCTCTCCAGCTCGAAATCGTCACTCCTGAAGCCCGGATCTTCTCTGGAGAGGTGGATACGGTGGTGCTGCCCGGCTCCGATGGTGAGCTGGGCATCCTGCCCAACCACGTGCCTCTGGTCACGACGCTGAAGCCCGGTGAGCTGGTCTATTCCCAGACCGGCAAGTCCGAGTACTTCGCCGTGGGCACCGGCTTCGTGGAAGTCACCGGCGGCCGCGTGTCCGTGCTTACGGACATGGCCAAGGGTGAAAGCGAAATCGATGAGAAGTCCGTGGAGGACGCCCTCAAGCGCGCGCAGGAACGCCTCGAATCCATCAAGCACGATTCCCACACGGAAGAAGTCGCCATGGTGCAGGCGATGATCCAGAAGTCCATGGCGCAGCTCCACGTGAAGCGCCGCCGCAAGGGCATCTAA
- a CDS encoding TraB/GumN family protein produces MPFRRFALLLCPALVLAMLAPVSCSKETEKSPPKGPSSVWRVEKNGNHIYIGGTIHLLREQDYPLPMVFEQAYAGSSKLIFELPPDADEDGAIMVRMREMGAFAEGDNLGVHVGPETLKKVHAWADKSGYPRAAVDKLRPWYLALTIAATEYSKMGANPTYGVDAQFEERAKKDGKPGEGLETIEFQLSIFSNLNDVLQEELLLQTFSEAQTASKDFEELIAAWKSGDMPKLQEFLFRDADKYPELMEDFLFKRNKAWIPPLMKYLEKGETVFVLVGAGHLGGEQGLLSLLKKEGCTITQLGVGETPTKKDKKSRSE; encoded by the coding sequence ATGCCCTTTCGCCGGTTCGCCCTCTTGCTCTGCCCCGCCCTCGTCCTTGCGATGCTGGCGCCTGTTTCGTGTAGCAAGGAGACGGAGAAATCGCCACCGAAGGGCCCGTCGAGTGTCTGGCGCGTCGAGAAAAACGGGAACCACATCTACATCGGTGGCACCATCCACCTGCTGCGTGAGCAGGACTATCCCCTGCCCATGGTGTTTGAGCAGGCCTATGCCGGCAGCTCCAAACTGATCTTCGAACTGCCGCCGGATGCGGATGAAGACGGCGCCATCATGGTGCGCATGCGTGAGATGGGCGCCTTTGCTGAAGGCGATAACCTGGGCGTGCACGTGGGCCCTGAAACGCTCAAGAAAGTCCACGCGTGGGCTGACAAGAGCGGCTACCCAAGAGCGGCGGTGGACAAGCTGCGTCCGTGGTATCTGGCGCTCACCATCGCCGCCACGGAATACAGCAAGATGGGAGCAAATCCCACCTACGGGGTCGATGCCCAATTCGAGGAACGCGCCAAGAAAGACGGCAAACCCGGGGAAGGCCTGGAAACCATCGAGTTCCAGCTCAGCATCTTCTCAAACCTCAACGACGTGCTGCAGGAGGAACTGCTCCTGCAAACCTTCAGCGAAGCGCAGACCGCCTCCAAGGACTTCGAAGAACTCATCGCCGCATGGAAGTCCGGCGACATGCCAAAGCTGCAGGAATTCCTGTTTCGCGACGCAGACAAGTATCCCGAGCTGATGGAGGATTTCCTCTTCAAGCGGAACAAGGCCTGGATCCCTCCCCTGATGAAGTATCTGGAAAAAGGCGAGACCGTCTTCGTGCTCGTGGGCGCCGGTCACTTGGGTGGCGAACAAGGCTTGCTTAGTCTCTTGAAGAAAGAAGGCTGCACCATCACCCAGCTCGGCGTGGGTGAAACGCCAACGAAGAAGGACAAGAAGTCGCGGAGCGAGTAG